Proteins encoded within one genomic window of Verrucomicrobiales bacterium:
- the hisI gene encoding phosphoribosyl-AMP cyclohydrolase, with product MSFIEKLKFTADGLIPAIVQEQSTGRVLMMAWMNKASLETTLATGKTHFWSRSRQKFWMKGESSGHVQVVKDVAFDCDGDTLLIQVEQTGAACHEGYQSCFFRSVGNDGTKVEVTEPQLETPEAIYGKK from the coding sequence ATGAGCTTTATTGAGAAGCTTAAATTTACGGCGGACGGTCTCATTCCGGCGATTGTTCAGGAACAGTCGACGGGACGGGTCCTCATGATGGCTTGGATGAACAAGGCCTCGCTGGAGACGACTCTGGCAACCGGCAAAACCCACTTCTGGAGCCGGTCGCGACAGAAGTTCTGGATGAAGGGCGAATCCAGCGGGCACGTGCAGGTGGTCAAGGATGTAGCCTTCGATTGCGACGGTGACACCCTGCTCATCCAGGTGGAGCAGACCGGGGCGGCCTGTCATGAGGGTTATCAGAGCTGCTTTTTCAGGTCGGTGGGTAACGACGGGACGAAGGTGGAAGTGACCGAGCCCCAGCTGGAAACGCCCGAGGCCATCTACGGCAAGAAGTGA
- the pgsA gene encoding CDP-diacylglycerol--glycerol-3-phosphate 3-phosphatidyltransferase: protein MTLANQITIARILLVPFFVVQALYYTTQGDEWHRWAAILSFLVAAASDGLDGYVARRFNQRTELGALLDPLADKLLLVSSVILLSFSNDARLPRFPLWYGGIVLGRDLMLVGGLAVMHYLNLKAQVQPILLGKLATVLQMVCIIWALFKWPEGPWSWLLIASGACTAFSGLYYLRNGLQQAAAGAGQSKL, encoded by the coding sequence ATGACCCTCGCCAACCAAATCACCATCGCACGGATTTTGCTGGTTCCCTTCTTTGTGGTGCAGGCGCTCTATTACACGACGCAGGGCGATGAATGGCATCGGTGGGCTGCGATTCTTTCCTTTCTGGTGGCTGCGGCCAGCGACGGGTTGGATGGGTATGTCGCCCGGAGGTTCAACCAACGCACGGAGCTAGGCGCGTTGCTCGATCCCTTGGCCGACAAGCTCCTGCTCGTTTCCTCGGTGATCCTGTTGAGCTTCTCGAATGACGCACGTCTGCCGCGCTTTCCGCTCTGGTATGGGGGGATCGTGTTGGGGCGGGACCTGATGCTGGTGGGTGGACTGGCGGTGATGCATTACCTGAACTTGAAGGCCCAGGTGCAGCCCATCCTCTTGGGAAAGCTGGCCACGGTCTTGCAGATGGTGTGCATTATATGGGCGCTGTTCAAGTGGCCGGAGGGTCCTTGGAGCTGGCTGCTGATCGCCAGTGGCGCCTGCACCGCCTTTTCCGGGCTTTACTACCTGCGAAACGGCCTGCAGCAGGCGGCGGCCGGTGCCGGGCAGTCCAAGCTTTGA
- the chrA gene encoding chromate efflux transporter has product MNVIPIDSSNPPRPLGGSVRFREALAFWCKLGLISFGGPAGQIAIMHEEVVVRRRWISEAEFSDALNFCMLLPGPEAQQLATYLGWLLHRTKGALAAGILFVAPSALLLWLISWSYVTWGSRPSFMGVLVGLKAAVLAVVILAILRLGKRSLRTLFHACLALTAFLGLWVGNIPFPWLVLGAAVLGGLRQRLSGSPPDVPSPLGPTSTGHWARSGRVLGVGAILWWSPVLALGFVLGWSHVLVREGVFFAKAALVTFGGAYAVLPYVAQQAVEQFGWLTGPQMTDGLAFAETTPGPLIMVLQFVGFMGGWNHPGTLPPLVAATLGAAITTWTTFVPSFIWILLGAPYLAQRRRHPVLEAALAAVTAAVVGVILHLAVWFALETLRSGPPTQGWLVAGLAVLAGVALSWGRCPVPLVVLGCGMLGFLLRSLGVPL; this is encoded by the coding sequence TTGAACGTCATTCCTATCGACAGTTCGAATCCACCCCGTCCCTTGGGCGGCTCGGTCCGGTTTCGTGAGGCCTTGGCTTTTTGGTGCAAGCTGGGGTTGATCAGCTTTGGTGGGCCGGCGGGCCAGATCGCGATCATGCATGAAGAGGTGGTGGTCCGCCGCCGCTGGATCTCGGAGGCGGAGTTTTCCGATGCGCTCAACTTCTGCATGCTGCTGCCGGGTCCGGAAGCCCAACAACTGGCCACTTACCTCGGCTGGCTGCTGCATCGAACTAAGGGTGCGCTGGCGGCCGGGATCCTGTTCGTCGCTCCTTCGGCGCTCCTGCTCTGGCTGATCAGCTGGAGCTACGTGACGTGGGGATCGCGCCCATCGTTCATGGGTGTGTTGGTGGGTTTGAAGGCCGCCGTGTTGGCGGTCGTGATCCTGGCGATTCTTCGGCTGGGAAAGCGTTCGCTTCGAACCCTGTTCCACGCGTGTCTAGCGCTGACCGCTTTTCTGGGGCTTTGGGTGGGCAATATCCCCTTCCCCTGGCTGGTCCTGGGTGCAGCGGTGCTGGGTGGCCTCCGCCAGCGGCTCTCCGGTTCCCCTCCTGATGTTCCATCGCCCCTCGGACCCACCTCCACGGGCCACTGGGCTCGATCCGGTCGAGTGCTGGGGGTTGGAGCGATCCTCTGGTGGTCTCCCGTGCTAGCCCTCGGTTTCGTGCTGGGATGGTCTCATGTCCTGGTGCGTGAAGGGGTCTTCTTTGCGAAAGCGGCTTTGGTGACCTTTGGGGGAGCTTACGCGGTTCTCCCGTATGTGGCCCAGCAAGCGGTCGAACAGTTTGGCTGGTTGACTGGCCCGCAAATGACCGATGGGCTGGCCTTTGCGGAGACCACGCCGGGCCCGCTGATCATGGTCCTCCAGTTCGTCGGCTTCATGGGTGGATGGAACCATCCGGGCACCTTGCCCCCACTGGTGGCCGCTACTCTGGGAGCTGCCATCACCACCTGGACCACGTTTGTTCCAAGTTTCATTTGGATTCTGTTGGGTGCACCCTATCTGGCGCAGCGGCGGCGGCATCCGGTACTGGAAGCCGCCCTGGCGGCGGTGACTGCGGCGGTGGTGGGTGTGATACTGCATCTAGCGGTTTGGTTTGCCCTGGAAACCCTGCGGTCTGGTCCGCCGACCCAGGGTTGGCTAGTGGCAGGCCTAGCGGTGTTGGCTGGCGTCGCGCTCAGCTGGGGTCGATGTCCGGTTCCGCTCGTGGTGCTCGGCTGCGGAATGCTGGGATTTCTCTTGCGGTCGTTGGGCGTTCCGCTGTGA
- the folP gene encoding dihydropteroate synthase, translating to MPMRLRACRFEFQFPRSPLIMGILNVTPDSFSDGGQFLDAQAAVAQGLRMVEEGADMIDIGGESTRPGAAPVTEAEELARVLPVIRSLAGRVTIPISIDTVKPGVAEAALDAGAVVVNDVAARRDDEALWRIAARFGAGYVAMHMQGDPATMQGSPHYESVVNEVDQFFGERLDRLGACGLSRDQVILDPGIGFGKTVEHNLQLLVGVKRFAGWQRPLLLGVSRKSFIGKLTGAADPTHRLPGSLAGAVWGYLEGVQLFRVHDVAATRQALRMAEAIRAAGTVS from the coding sequence ATTCCAATGCGATTGCGCGCCTGCCGCTTTGAATTTCAGTTCCCGCGTTCCCCCCTGATCATGGGGATTCTGAACGTGACCCCGGATTCATTTTCAGATGGGGGACAGTTTCTGGATGCGCAGGCTGCGGTGGCACAGGGACTGAGGATGGTGGAGGAGGGTGCCGATATGATTGATATCGGCGGCGAATCTACCCGACCGGGTGCTGCTCCGGTCACGGAGGCGGAGGAGCTGGCTCGGGTGCTGCCGGTTATTCGGAGTTTGGCCGGGAGGGTGACGATTCCCATCTCGATCGATACGGTCAAGCCGGGCGTTGCCGAGGCCGCCTTGGACGCCGGTGCGGTCGTGGTGAACGATGTGGCGGCTCGGCGAGATGACGAGGCGCTCTGGCGGATTGCGGCCCGCTTCGGGGCCGGCTATGTGGCGATGCATATGCAGGGTGATCCAGCCACGATGCAGGGCTCTCCTCATTATGAGTCTGTCGTTAATGAGGTGGATCAGTTTTTTGGGGAGCGTTTGGATCGATTGGGCGCTTGCGGTTTATCCCGTGACCAGGTCATCTTGGATCCCGGCATTGGGTTCGGCAAAACCGTCGAGCACAACCTGCAGCTCCTAGTCGGGGTGAAGCGGTTCGCTGGATGGCAGCGTCCCCTCCTCCTCGGGGTTTCCCGCAAATCGTTCATAGGCAAGCTGACTGGGGCAGCGGATCCGACTCATCGTTTGCCCGGGTCCCTGGCGGGTGCGGTGTGGGGCTATTTGGAAGGTGTGCAGCTATTTCGGGTTCATGACGTAGCTGCTACTCGGCAAGCGTTGCGAATGGCGGAGGCCATTCGGGCGGCCGGAACGGTTTCATGA
- the trpE gene encoding anthranilate synthase component I, with protein MYSPTLEEFQKLAGSANLIPVVRRLLGDFETPLSAYTKIRGQGDSFLFESVEGGEHIGRYSFLGCNPRGVIRQTDSKVEVLENGKVKQTFLISPDAAPGDSDRVKDGLVVVERILGKYQAASVPGLPRFTGGAVGFIGYEFIHDVEPVVPRPPKDELHTPVLYFLIADELLIFDRVTQTITVLVNAFIEPGTSAAVAYEDAVAEVDRLVSLLEQPTETIPVNVPPSTPEVPFVSNQAPETFYANVRKAKEYITAGDIIQIVGSQRFSTSIKASPSDLYRAARMINPSPYMFLLELQGFSLVGASPEIHVRCEEGKVEIRPIAGTRRRGRTAEEDLALEKELLADPKERAEHVMLVDLARNDIGRVCDFGSVHVRDLMIIERYSHVMHIVSQVEGKLSQGRTPYDLMRATFPAGTLSGAPKIRAMQLISQLEGTQRGPYGGCVGYFSFNGNLDCCITIRTALLKDGKAYVQAGGGWVNDSTPEDEFQETVNKSKAMLKAVALAENFHSQV; from the coding sequence ATGTATTCACCGACTCTGGAAGAATTTCAAAAGCTGGCGGGCTCGGCAAATTTGATCCCAGTGGTGCGACGTCTGCTCGGAGACTTCGAAACGCCACTCTCGGCCTACACCAAGATTCGAGGGCAGGGCGACTCCTTCTTGTTCGAATCGGTCGAGGGCGGCGAGCACATCGGTCGCTACTCGTTCCTGGGCTGCAATCCTCGAGGCGTCATTCGCCAAACCGATTCGAAGGTCGAAGTGCTCGAGAACGGCAAGGTGAAGCAGACCTTTCTGATCAGCCCCGACGCGGCACCGGGCGACTCGGATCGAGTCAAAGACGGGCTGGTGGTGGTGGAGCGGATTCTCGGCAAATACCAGGCAGCGTCGGTTCCCGGACTACCCCGCTTTACCGGAGGCGCGGTGGGATTCATTGGATACGAGTTCATTCACGATGTGGAGCCCGTCGTGCCCCGTCCCCCGAAGGATGAACTGCATACTCCGGTTCTCTACTTTCTGATCGCCGACGAGTTGTTGATCTTTGATCGCGTGACCCAGACCATCACGGTCCTGGTCAATGCCTTTATCGAGCCGGGAACTTCGGCGGCGGTGGCCTACGAGGACGCGGTGGCGGAGGTGGACCGCCTGGTATCACTGCTCGAGCAGCCGACAGAGACGATCCCGGTGAATGTGCCTCCCTCGACTCCCGAGGTTCCCTTTGTCTCGAACCAAGCCCCGGAGACCTTTTACGCCAATGTGCGCAAGGCGAAGGAGTACATCACGGCAGGAGACATCATTCAGATCGTGGGATCGCAGCGGTTCTCGACCTCGATTAAGGCATCGCCCTCTGATTTGTATCGGGCGGCGCGGATGATCAATCCCTCGCCCTATATGTTCCTGCTGGAGCTGCAAGGCTTCTCGCTGGTGGGGGCTTCACCGGAGATCCATGTTCGTTGCGAGGAAGGGAAGGTGGAGATTCGCCCGATTGCCGGCACCCGACGTCGCGGGCGCACGGCCGAGGAAGATTTGGCACTCGAGAAGGAACTCTTAGCCGATCCCAAGGAGCGCGCTGAACACGTGATGCTGGTGGATTTGGCTCGGAATGACATCGGTCGCGTTTGCGACTTCGGATCCGTCCACGTGCGCGACCTGATGATCATCGAACGCTACAGTCATGTGATGCATATTGTGTCCCAAGTGGAGGGCAAGCTGAGCCAGGGTCGGACGCCTTACGACTTGATGCGGGCGACCTTCCCGGCGGGGACGCTGAGCGGGGCACCGAAGATCCGGGCCATGCAGCTCATCTCCCAGCTCGAGGGTACGCAGCGAGGCCCCTATGGCGGCTGCGTGGGGTACTTTTCGTTCAACGGCAATCTGGATTGCTGCATTACCATTCGCACCGCCTTGCTCAAGGACGGGAAGGCTTATGTGCAGGCGGGCGGCGGATGGGTGAATGACTCCACGCCGGAGGATGAGTTTCAAGAGACGGTCAACAAATCCAAAGCGATGCTCAAGGCCGTTGCGCTCGCCGAGAATTTCCACTCTCAGGTCTAA
- a CDS encoding glutamate--tRNA ligase, whose product MNVRVRFAPSPTGFLHIGGARTALFNWLYARHTGGKFVLRVEDTDAARNTQEAVNVILDGLRWLGLDWDEGPITPDATGPCKGDRGPYFQSQRKDLYRKLVEALLASGSAYEADGAVKFKMTREPITIDDLVVGKVVRPLTDREEMDPDFVIVRSDGEPVFHLVNVIDDMEMGITHVIRGEDHLSNTAKHIALFRAFGVQPPKYAHIPLILNGDGSKMSKRDQGASLMSYRNDGYAPEAVLNYLCLLGWSSKDNQEVFSINEVVERFDLPQILRHNAKFDPKREKLDWLNFEHLRRMDTDRFNEGTVHALESAGVQTGGFDLDYVKAALATCKDKLKKFTDAPGYIGFYFQDRIETDPLELPKLMVPENQARLRRLREAFAGSTAFDAASLEAALKAVASELALKAGPLVHPVRVAMTGKASGPSLYHLMEVLGRERVLARIDAVLARF is encoded by the coding sequence ATGAATGTTCGAGTCCGATTCGCTCCTAGCCCGACGGGGTTCCTCCATATTGGAGGGGCCCGCACAGCGCTCTTCAACTGGCTGTACGCACGTCACACCGGCGGCAAGTTTGTGCTCCGGGTGGAAGATACCGACGCGGCGCGTAACACCCAGGAAGCGGTGAATGTGATTTTGGACGGGTTGCGCTGGTTAGGATTGGATTGGGACGAGGGACCGATCACTCCGGATGCCACCGGGCCCTGCAAGGGGGACCGTGGACCCTACTTCCAGTCGCAGAGGAAGGATTTGTACCGCAAGCTGGTCGAGGCTCTGTTGGCGAGCGGCTCGGCCTATGAAGCCGATGGCGCTGTGAAGTTCAAGATGACGCGCGAGCCGATCACCATCGATGATTTGGTGGTGGGCAAGGTCGTGCGGCCGTTGACCGATCGGGAGGAGATGGACCCGGACTTTGTGATCGTTCGGTCCGACGGGGAACCGGTTTTCCATCTGGTGAACGTTATCGACGATATGGAGATGGGAATCACCCACGTCATTCGCGGTGAGGATCACCTGAGCAACACGGCCAAGCACATCGCCCTGTTCCGCGCCTTTGGAGTGCAGCCTCCGAAGTACGCCCATATCCCGCTTATTCTGAATGGGGACGGCTCCAAGATGAGCAAGCGCGATCAGGGCGCTTCGTTGATGAGCTATCGAAACGACGGTTATGCTCCGGAAGCGGTGCTGAACTATCTTTGTTTGCTGGGCTGGTCCTCGAAGGACAACCAGGAGGTGTTTTCGATCAACGAAGTGGTTGAGCGGTTCGATCTGCCTCAGATTCTGCGTCACAATGCGAAGTTCGATCCCAAGCGTGAGAAACTCGATTGGCTGAACTTCGAGCACCTGCGTCGGATGGATACCGATCGTTTCAACGAGGGGACAGTCCACGCTTTGGAAAGCGCGGGCGTTCAGACCGGTGGTTTTGATTTGGACTATGTCAAAGCTGCCTTGGCCACGTGCAAGGACAAGCTCAAGAAGTTTACGGACGCGCCTGGCTACATTGGATTTTACTTCCAGGATCGCATCGAGACGGACCCCCTCGAGTTGCCCAAGTTGATGGTTCCCGAAAATCAGGCGCGACTGCGCCGTCTGCGGGAGGCGTTTGCAGGGTCGACGGCGTTCGATGCGGCGAGTTTGGAGGCTGCGCTCAAGGCGGTTGCCTCTGAGCTGGCACTCAAAGCTGGGCCGCTCGTTCATCCCGTGCGGGTGGCGATGACTGGCAAAGCTTCGGGACCGAGCCTTTACCATCTTATGGAGGTGTTGGGTCGGGAGCGTGTGCTGGCCCGCATCGATGCCGTGCTGGCTCGCTTTTGA
- a CDS encoding TIGR00159 family protein produces the protein MSWHLFKDIVKPAVEIGILAVGIYYVLNFVRGTRGAAVFTGFLVIALTLLAVTTFLHLQVLQWILGTFTTIFAFAVIVLFQPEIRRLLAQVGANLQVFNPVQDQRENIEVIIQTVERLAEVKIGALIALEQSVQLVDLVESSVPIDTLATPEMFETIFFPNNAIHDGGVIMKGNRITHAACIFPLTGRQDLSKSMGTRHRAAIGLSEEADCIVIVVSEETGMISYAYHGQLVRGLTLESLRAFLTSVLIKSGPETPSMWWTRVSGSLKSRPAIVQAPAPPPVPPVGK, from the coding sequence ATGAGCTGGCATCTGTTCAAAGACATCGTAAAACCCGCCGTGGAGATTGGGATCCTGGCGGTAGGGATTTACTATGTACTGAACTTTGTGCGGGGCACGCGTGGAGCGGCTGTGTTTACCGGCTTCCTGGTGATTGCTCTTACCCTTCTCGCGGTGACTACCTTCCTCCATCTCCAGGTCCTCCAATGGATCTTGGGAACGTTCACCACGATCTTTGCGTTCGCTGTCATCGTCCTCTTTCAGCCCGAGATCCGACGCCTGCTGGCTCAGGTGGGTGCCAACCTCCAGGTGTTCAATCCGGTGCAGGATCAGCGAGAAAACATCGAAGTGATCATCCAGACCGTGGAGCGTCTGGCGGAGGTCAAAATTGGAGCGCTGATCGCTTTGGAGCAGTCGGTTCAATTGGTCGACTTGGTGGAGTCCAGCGTGCCGATCGACACTCTGGCCACTCCCGAGATGTTCGAGACTATCTTTTTTCCCAACAACGCGATCCACGATGGCGGCGTCATCATGAAGGGGAATCGGATCACCCACGCTGCCTGTATCTTTCCGCTGACCGGACGACAGGATCTCAGCAAGTCGATGGGAACCCGTCATCGGGCAGCCATTGGTCTGAGCGAGGAGGCGGATTGTATTGTCATCGTGGTTTCGGAGGAGACCGGGATGATCTCCTACGCCTACCATGGCCAGTTGGTGCGCGGTCTGACCCTGGAATCGTTGCGCGCATTCCTCACCTCGGTGCTCATCAAGAGCGGTCCCGAGACCCCGTCGATGTGGTGGACGCGGGTATCAGGATCTCTCAAATCTCGACCGGCCATCGTACAGGCTCCGGCTCCGCCGCCGGTCCCGCCGGTGGGAAAATAG